Sequence from the Desulfobacterales bacterium genome:
GGCCTTTTTTGTTTTCAATTTCAATCACTGTTTTAGATATTTGGAGATGGTATATGTGCCGGCAGCTGCATCATGTCATAAGATCCCCGGTTTCGTATATTCCCAATCAGTTCTTTGCTCATCCTCGGATACTAATCAAAATCAGCTGTTTTAGGTGCTAATGAGCTCAATGCGCGTCATTAGTTTTTCAAAGTCAGCGGGGGGAATTTGCTCCCAGGGCTGGGAGGGTCTGAATTGAATCGATGATCTGGCATCCGGGGCAAAGAATTTGCCGGATTGGAGCTCGGGTTTTTTGAGCCGGTATTGAAACGCGTCTCCCAGATCAAGGATCAGGTCCAGGTCGTCGGTGTCTTCGAGCAGCTCCACCAGCAAGATATTTTGAACCCGGCCGCTGCCTTTCAGATGGCGCTGGCCGCCGGCGGTGGTGAAAATTTCGATGACCGCATTTTCAATGGCAACCGCACGCTCATCGGGTGTGATGATCAGGGCCTGATCGACGATATATTCACCTTCGGCAAACGGAATCCAGTTTTCCATATCACTTACTTTCCGTGTCTGGTGGGATTTCTTTTCGCTCCCGTTTATCATTTGCTATAAAGTTCAAGTCATTATGTTTGCCCGTTTCCCGTTAAGCCCGTTGAGCCCCTTTAAAAGCTACCCATAATTATATAAGAATGGATCAATTCAGTTGCAAGCCAATCCATTTATTATGGACCTTCAGCAGGTTTTAGACCCGGTCGGGAATTCCGATCTACTGCCCATCATCATGCCGGCGGATAAAAGTGCGGCGCTTGCTATTCTATGCCGGCATCTGATATGCATTTGCCGATTACCGGATATGAATGCTGATCACCGCCTGCAGTGCGAATGAAAGCAGAACCGAATCGCATGACCCCATCTAAAAAAAATAGCGCCTCTTCGCGTATCTTTTATGGCTGGTATGTGCTGGCCGCCGGTTTTTTCCTCCTTTTTTTTCAGGCCGGTGCCCGTTTTTCCTTCGGAATCATGTTCAAGCCCATGATTGCCGAGCTGGGTTGGAACCGCGCATCGATCTCATCGGCATTTTTTCTGTATATGGTGTTTTTCGCCCTAAGCATGAGTGTGGCCGGCAAGCTTTATGACCGCTATGGACCCCGCTGGGTCATCTTTATATCAACCATTCTGCTGGCAGCAGGCTATATCAGTACCGCCTGGGTTGATCGCCTGTGGCATTTTTATCTTTTCTACGGCCTTTTAACGGCAGTGGGCACCGGTGGTGCCTCGGTTCCTTTGATTGCGGCCTTGATGAGCAGGTGGTTTGCCCGGCGCCGAGGCCTGGTGATCAGCCTGGCCCTTTCGGGCAATTGTCTGGGCCAGTTTGCGCTGGTGCCGGTGATCAATTGGTTTGTTTTAACATATGGCTGGCGGCTGTCATACATCATGATGGGTGTTGTTATTCTGGCCGGAAATACCCTGCTGGCCTTTGCGGTCATCAAAGGCGATCCGGAAGATATGGGCCTCAAACCCTATGGGGTTGACGCGCCGGATGAGGGTGGTTCATCGCGACAACCGGAAGATCGGCCGTCACAGCCCGATGACTTAAACCTGCCCCAAGCGGCTAAAACGCGTTCATTCTGGCTTTTCTTGACGATGATGTTTGTGTGCGGCAGTGGAGATTTTCTGGTCGCCGCTCACCTGATCCCTTTTGTCACCGATTATGGCGTTTCCCCCACCGCGGCTGCCAACATGATGGCCTGGTTTGGCCTCATGAGCATGGGGGGTATTCTGATCGCCGGGCCGGCCTCGGATCTGATCGGCAACAAAATTCCCATTGCCCTCACCTTTGCTTTGCGGCTGGTGTTGTTTCTGATGGTTTTAAAATATCACAGCCCCACCGTGTTATTCATATTTGCCGCCGGTTTCGGATTCACCCTATTGATCACCGCGCCGCTGACCACAACCCTGACAGGACGGCTTTACGGGTTCACGCATGTGGGCCTGATTTCCGGGTTTATTACCACGATCCACCATCTGGGCGGCGGTTTCTGGGCTTATGTTGGAGGGGTGCTGTTTGACAAAACCGGCAGTTATCAGGTGGTGTTTCTGCTATCGGCCGCACTGTCGGTAATCGCTATAATCAGCACTCTGGCCATTAATGAAAAAAGACAACGCCTTAACTGAGGGACCGCGTCTGATCGTGGCGGTATCGATTGGCGGTCACAGACAGTCAGCGGCGTAAAAATAATTGACATTCAAAAATGGATTTATATGTTACCTTCTGCAACAGCCCGAGGGTTGCGTTGGTGAGGTGAAAAGGCCATGAATAGCGTTATTGAAAAAAAGATTGCTGACCTGGAAAACCAACGCCAAATGATTTTCCTGCAGCTGGATGCCATACCCACAGCCCATCTAACACACAAGGCCGGCCCTGACAGGTGGTCAGTGGTGGAGGTGATTCAGCACCTGGTGATCGTGGAGCAGCTGATCATGAAACAGGCCGAATCAACACCAACACCAGCTGGCACCGAGCCCCAGCCTTACTCCCGCGAAAGGCTGGAAATGGTTCTGGAAATTTTGGAAACAGATGTGGCGGTCGATGTACCGGCCGCCAGCATGGCGCCCGATGGCCGGATCTCTTTAGCTACACTCCTTGATCAATGGGCTGAGACACGCCGGCAGCTCCAGCGTTTTCTCAGACAGGTGCCAGTTGACCGTTATGAAGCGCTGCTATTCAGCCACCCGGTAGCGGGACCTCTGAGCGTAGTGGATATGTTGGATCTGGCCAACGTGCATCTGGGTTATCATATGCGGCAGATTCAGCGCCTTCGGGAAACATTTGACCAACCGACGAACGTTGACGCAAATAGAGGAAAACGTGAATGAGCGCAGAATTAAATGAAGCCCAACTGCTGACAATTGTCAAAAACACGGTTGAACAGCACGGTTGCCAATTGGTTGAAATTGACCTGGAAAACAAGATCCTCCACCTGGAAGGCCCGGAGGCTGCCAAGGTTAAATGCGCCCAGGCGCTGGCCAAAGTGCTGGATTGATGCAAAGCAGTCAAAAACCCACCAGCAAGAAAGGGGCGGATGCCGTGGGCCCGTCGCCGGGGGAGCAAAAACGCGCCTCGGCACCTCACCTGCCGGCACAAAAACAAGGGTTTTACCGGCTCATACGGTTCATCGCCTGGATCCTGCTGTGGCCCTTTTTTCGCCTCGAGGTTAACGGCGTTCAGCACCTGCCGCGGAATAGTGCCTTTATCTTGCTGGTGAAACATCAGCGCTGGGAAGATATTCCGCTGGTGGCCATCGCAACGCCCCTGCCGCTTTACTACATTGCCAAGTATGAGCTTTTTCAAAACAGACTTGGCAGCTGGTTTTTTACCGCTTTGGGCGGTATCCCCCTCAACCGTCAGCGCCCCCTCGAAAGCCGGCGTTTTTTACAATCCGCTATTGCCCTGCTTAAAAAAGGAGAAGGTATCGTCATCTTTCCGGAAGGCACCTATTACCCTGAAAGAATGGGGCCCGGTCAGGCGGGTATGATCAAATTTGTGCAGTCGCGTCTGAACCTGCCATTCATTCCGGTTGGCATTCGGTATATCCGCGACAGCAGGCGAACCCGTGTACGCATCAATTTCGGCAAAGCGGTCCATGCGGGGCCGACTCAGGCCGCAAATGCGCTGCTTGAGCGCATGATGGCCGAAATTGCAGCACTTTCAAAATTACCAATCCATTAAAAAACACCCGGCATTAGGCATAGACCCTATTGTTTTTTCCCTTCACGCCCTACCATCCACCACTTGCAAATTGGTAATCGTCCCTACCCAACAATGAATTGTAATTATGTTTTAGAGGAACATTTTAGTTATTTAGGAATAATTTAAATAACTGCATTTAAATTTAGTAAATAAATCAAAAAAAGGTTGATTCGCACGAAATAGTCCTATATGGAAAGTCAGCGGACAAAGGCCAGTTCTACCCCAATTACGCATTACTCCCTCCAAGTTATTAGGCTAGTCAAGAGAAGCAAGGAAGTCAAAATTTATCGGCTGAACCTTAGCCAGATGGTGAGAAAATGGACGCGATACTGAAACCGTTGCGTGAAGCTGTCCCGGCAATCAAGTATATTCACGACAATTGGGGGACACGATCCGGTCTGGATCGTCGACAAAACAGTGGGATATACTTGGGTCCGGAAAGAAGGGTACGCACCGAACGCCGCAGTGGATTTGACCGCCGCAGACTTTCTTTTGTCCAAAGAAGAGCAGTAATGGACTTAAGAGAAGCCTTTCGAGACCTCGCATAATACCGCCTTAACATTTTTCGTGCTAAAAGGCAGGGGGCCGAATAGCTTCTTTCTTTTTGACTTTACTTTACTCTATTTGACTTATCTTTACTCTATTTTACTTCACTTTACTCTATTATTCAGTATTTACCCCTGATCGAATTCAAATCCCATAATCCGCAACGCTGTCGCCCAACGGGTTAATATCCTTTCAAACCGCATGCTGCTTGACACCCGATGATTTTGTTGCTTGAATGTAGCGCCAGACAACCGTATAATGGCTGACCGTCAGATACCGATCACAAAGACCGTCAAGCAGGAGTTGGTCAACTCATGGCCGAAATTAAACCATTCAGAGCGTGGCGTTACCGCCCATCATTGTTAAAACATATCGGTGAGCTCACCTCACCGCTGTTTGACGTTGCTTCTGAAAAACAACGCATGGCGCTTTACAACAATCCGTTAAACAGCATTCACTTGTCGATTCCCCGGGGGGAACAGCCGGCTAAAAACGCGGCCGCTGCTTTAGCTGAATGGAAGCGCAACAATATTATCATGCGGGATGGGGTGCCGGGGATCTATGTCTATTACCAATATTTTTCATTACCGTCGGATCCGGTACCGTATTGCCGCAAGGGATTTATCTGCAAGATCAGAATCCATGACTGGCAGGACAACGTCATTTTAAGACACGAAAATACCATGAATGATGCCGTGGACGGTCAACTCGAGCTGCTGGCTGAAACCCGATTGAACGCCAGTCCGACACATGGGCTGTATACCGATGAATCATTTGAACTGGAGTCGTATATGGATGCCTGCATCCAGGAACCGATTTGTAAAGCCGAGGATTACCAGGGCGTCATCGATGCCATGGGTATTATCCAGGATGAACGCATTATCGCCAAATTTGTGGAACGCATAAAAAACGAGCGCATCATTTTAGCTGACGGTCACCACCGCTATGCCGGTTCTCTGGCTTATATGCAGCAGCAAATGAGGGCCAACCCGGACCATACGGGCAATGAGGGCTATAATTATCACCTGATGTGGTTAACCAATACCGAAGGAAATGATCTGCGCATATTGCCTACCCACCGACTGATCAAGGGGCTGGAGAATTTTGATGAAACCACCATTATGAAAAAATTTGAAAATCATTTTAAGATTAAACCGGTGGTAGATGCGGGCGAAATTAACGAGGTCATTGTGGGCAAGCCATGGACATTCGGGATTATTTTTGCGGAAAATGCCTATGCGGTAAGCTTGAAACCGGCAGCCTTAGCAGAATTGAAATGGAATTTCCCGGAACAAATCAAGAAGCTGGATCTGACAGTGGCACATTATTTTATCATTGAGGAGATCCTGGGTATTCCAGGCCGAATACAAAATACATCCGGCAACATCGAATATGAGAGAAATTTCACAAAGTGTATGACGGCGGTTATGAAGGCCGAAGCACAGATGGCTATTTTAACCAATGATGTCGGCATCGAAGATGTAAAACGCGTCTGCGGCTGCGGCTGCACAATGCCCCCCAAATCCACCTTTTTTTACCCGAAGGCTATTTGCGGATTCCTCTATTGTAGTCTATGAACCGGTTTCCTAACCCTCATATTTTTCTCGAGGCCCGTGTTTCCCCGCTAATGCGGCATCTCACCTCGGTTTTTATGAATATTAAGGTGTTCGTCAATTCGGTTCAAAATGCTCACATAAACAAGTGCCTAAAATGATCTAAAGTGACTAAAGTTATGGTGTCGCTTAGCTCCATCTTCTGAAAAAGACAGAATTCCTTAACTTTAGGCACTTCAAACTTTAGTTCACTTTAGTCACTTTTTAGTTGGATTTTCCAGTGGGACACCGGCACCACGAAAATCATATCGCCTAGCGGAAAATGATATGGCCGCTTCAATCGCTTGGTGTCAGAAACCGTTTCCCTTTTTTAATTCGGTTGGGTCAGGACAGCCTCGATGCGTTCTAATGCCCAGTCGATTTCTTCTTGCGTGATCACCAGCGGCGGGGCAAATCGAATCGTGTTTTCATGGGTCTCTTTGCACAACAGGCCCTTGGCCATCAATTGCTCGCAATACTGGCGGGCACCACCGGCATCGTCGGTCATTTCAACAGCCAGCATAAGCCCCCTGCCGCGTACCGTCTTGATGTGGGGTGCCTGAATGCCGGCAAGATTCGATAAAAAATAATCCCCCATCTTGGCAGCATTTTCGATCATCCCCTCTTCGACCAACACCTTGAGCGCTATCCGCGCAATGGCGCAGGCCAATGGGTTGCCGCCAAAAGTGCTGCCGTGCTCGCCGGGACGC
This genomic interval carries:
- a CDS encoding MFS transporter; the protein is MKAEPNRMTPSKKNSASSRIFYGWYVLAAGFFLLFFQAGARFSFGIMFKPMIAELGWNRASISSAFFLYMVFFALSMSVAGKLYDRYGPRWVIFISTILLAAGYISTAWVDRLWHFYLFYGLLTAVGTGGASVPLIAALMSRWFARRRGLVISLALSGNCLGQFALVPVINWFVLTYGWRLSYIMMGVVILAGNTLLAFAVIKGDPEDMGLKPYGVDAPDEGGSSRQPEDRPSQPDDLNLPQAAKTRSFWLFLTMMFVCGSGDFLVAAHLIPFVTDYGVSPTAAANMMAWFGLMSMGGILIAGPASDLIGNKIPIALTFALRLVLFLMVLKYHSPTVLFIFAAGFGFTLLITAPLTTTLTGRLYGFTHVGLISGFITTIHHLGGGFWAYVGGVLFDKTGSYQVVFLLSAALSVIAIISTLAINEKRQRLN
- a CDS encoding DinB family protein, with product MNSVIEKKIADLENQRQMIFLQLDAIPTAHLTHKAGPDRWSVVEVIQHLVIVEQLIMKQAESTPTPAGTEPQPYSRERLEMVLEILETDVAVDVPAASMAPDGRISLATLLDQWAETRRQLQRFLRQVPVDRYEALLFSHPVAGPLSVVDMLDLANVHLGYHMRQIQRLRETFDQPTNVDANRGKRE
- a CDS encoding lysophospholipid acyltransferase family protein; protein product: MQSSQKPTSKKGADAVGPSPGEQKRASAPHLPAQKQGFYRLIRFIAWILLWPFFRLEVNGVQHLPRNSAFILLVKHQRWEDIPLVAIATPLPLYYIAKYELFQNRLGSWFFTALGGIPLNRQRPLESRRFLQSAIALLKKGEGIVIFPEGTYYPERMGPGQAGMIKFVQSRLNLPFIPVGIRYIRDSRRTRVRINFGKAVHAGPTQAANALLERMMAEIAALSKLPIH
- a CDS encoding DUF1015 domain-containing protein, which gives rise to MAEIKPFRAWRYRPSLLKHIGELTSPLFDVASEKQRMALYNNPLNSIHLSIPRGEQPAKNAAAALAEWKRNNIIMRDGVPGIYVYYQYFSLPSDPVPYCRKGFICKIRIHDWQDNVILRHENTMNDAVDGQLELLAETRLNASPTHGLYTDESFELESYMDACIQEPICKAEDYQGVIDAMGIIQDERIIAKFVERIKNERIILADGHHRYAGSLAYMQQQMRANPDHTGNEGYNYHLMWLTNTEGNDLRILPTHRLIKGLENFDETTIMKKFENHFKIKPVVDAGEINEVIVGKPWTFGIIFAENAYAVSLKPAALAELKWNFPEQIKKLDLTVAHYFIIEEILGIPGRIQNTSGNIEYERNFTKCMTAVMKAEAQMAILTNDVGIEDVKRVCGCGCTMPPKSTFFYPKAICGFLYCSL